One Gemmatimonadaceae bacterium DNA segment encodes these proteins:
- a CDS encoding type II toxin-antitoxin system HigB family toxin, whose translation MNVITQTRLREFARRHPAADLPLRVWERMMRARKYKNPHELKADFPSIDFLGDGRVVFDIGGNKFRLVAKILYKRGWVLVRHVLTHKDYDKKTKNGTL comes from the coding sequence ATGAACGTAATCACTCAGACACGGCTCCGCGAATTCGCCAGGCGTCACCCCGCTGCTGATTTGCCTCTCCGTGTTTGGGAACGTATGATGCGGGCAAGAAAGTACAAGAACCCTCATGAGCTCAAAGCGGATTTCCCGTCGATCGATTTCCTTGGAGACGGGAGAGTCGTCTTCGACATTGGGGGCAACAAGTTTCGCCTCGTCGCGAAGATTCTATACAAGCGCGGTTGGGTGCTCGTTCGTCACGTTCTCACGCACAAGGACTACGACAAGAAAACGAAGAATGGAACGCTGTAG